A section of the Thermotoga caldifontis AZM44c09 genome encodes:
- the rodA gene encoding rod shape-determining protein RodA, which yields MPWENRRFELFIPIIVVCLMIFGLLALYSATRDSGLYFVRKQIVWDILGIAAMFAMLLVRERYLKIAGTVLYVASMFSLVLVLFYGTISGGARRWFDLKFGYFQPSEFARLALLILNASLLSQPNKKNLYTSFLLTTICVGLVAIEPDLGTALLMGGIWFSMALVSQVKTKSLMRIVLVTSLMVLLLFFFGLKDYQRDRIVSFFNPGRYAQGSAYNMLQSIHTVGSGGILGRGFLKGPATRLKFVPKNHTDFIFSVVGEEFGFLGTSLLIILYFLLCWRIVKAIKFAKDEFWRILCSGVLATFSLQVFINMGMCMGLAPVTGLPLPFVSYGGSATLFLSIHVGLVMKAIAIAKSGTELQT from the coding sequence ATGCCCTGGGAGAACAGGCGCTTTGAACTGTTCATTCCCATCATAGTGGTTTGTTTGATGATCTTTGGCCTCCTGGCTCTGTACAGTGCGACGAGGGATAGCGGTCTGTACTTCGTCCGCAAGCAGATCGTTTGGGATATTCTTGGCATCGCTGCGATGTTTGCAATGCTTCTGGTGAGGGAACGCTATTTGAAGATCGCCGGTACGGTGCTCTACGTTGCTTCGATGTTTTCGCTCGTTCTGGTCCTCTTCTATGGTACGATCTCTGGTGGGGCGCGACGCTGGTTCGATCTGAAATTCGGTTACTTTCAACCTTCAGAGTTCGCAAGACTCGCCCTCCTGATACTCAACGCGTCGTTGCTCTCCCAGCCGAACAAGAAGAATTTGTACACCTCTTTCCTTTTGACCACGATCTGTGTCGGTCTTGTGGCGATAGAGCCAGATCTCGGAACGGCGCTCCTGATGGGTGGGATCTGGTTCTCCATGGCGCTCGTCAGTCAGGTGAAGACCAAGAGCTTGATGAGGATCGTGCTTGTGACATCCTTGATGGTGCTTTTGCTCTTCTTCTTCGGCTTGAAGGATTATCAGAGGGACAGGATCGTGTCGTTCTTCAACCCTGGAAGGTACGCTCAGGGGAGCGCGTACAACATGCTCCAGTCGATCCACACGGTTGGTTCTGGTGGAATTCTGGGAAGAGGTTTCCTCAAAGGACCCGCGACCAGACTCAAGTTCGTCCCGAAGAACCACACCGATTTCATATTCTCGGTGGTGGGGGAGGAGTTCGGTTTTCTGGGAACATCCCTCTTGATCATTCTCTACTTTCTTCTGTGCTGGAGGATAGTGAAGGCGATCAAATTCGCGAAGGACGAGTTCTGGAGAATCCTGTGTTCCGGAGTACTCGCGACCTTTTCGCTCCAGGTGTTCATAAACATGGGCATGTGCATGGGACTGGCACCGGTAACGGGCCTGCCGCTGCCGTTCGTGAGCTACGGTGGTTCAGCGACGCTGTTTTTATCGATCCACGTTGGTCTGGTCATGAAGGCTATTGCGATCGCGAAGAGCGGAACGGAGCTTCAAACTTGA
- a CDS encoding TIGR00269 family protein: MKCRKCSQTAVIHLPQHNTAYCEGHFNEYFLGRVQKAIKTYSMIEKNERVLVAVSGGKDSVALWHALVKLNYRCDALFLDTGMGRPRLEELQQLAESINSRFIVYDAHEDLLGLDIPRIAKLLKRPTCSVCGNVRRYLMNKFAVENGYDVVATGHNLDDEVSFLLGNILNWQEGYLTRQSPTLPKTHAKFAKKIKPLVLLTEKETYAYALLNNLPFSEEKCPFSKGASSLLYKKVLNEIELVQPGTKLRFYTGSQKFFKEEKEPVELRECAVCGYPTTEKVCSFCRMKERLKNALGEQAL; this comes from the coding sequence GTGAAGTGCAGAAAATGCTCGCAGACGGCCGTCATACACTTACCCCAGCACAACACCGCTTACTGCGAAGGACACTTCAACGAGTATTTCTTAGGAAGGGTCCAGAAGGCGATAAAGACGTATTCGATGATAGAGAAGAACGAACGGGTGCTCGTCGCCGTCTCGGGTGGGAAGGACAGCGTCGCTCTGTGGCACGCACTGGTGAAGCTGAACTACAGATGCGACGCCCTGTTTCTCGATACAGGCATGGGTAGGCCGAGGCTCGAAGAGCTCCAGCAGCTGGCAGAGAGCATCAACAGCAGGTTCATCGTTTACGATGCGCACGAAGACCTGCTGGGTCTGGACATACCCAGGATCGCGAAGCTTTTGAAGAGACCGACCTGTTCGGTCTGTGGTAACGTCAGAAGGTATTTGATGAACAAGTTCGCCGTTGAGAACGGCTACGACGTGGTGGCGACGGGGCACAACCTGGACGACGAGGTTTCCTTTTTGCTCGGAAACATTCTGAACTGGCAGGAGGGCTATTTGACCAGACAATCCCCAACGCTGCCGAAAACTCATGCAAAATTCGCCAAGAAGATCAAACCCTTGGTTTTACTCACAGAGAAAGAAACTTATGCTTATGCACTTTTGAACAACCTTCCTTTCTCCGAGGAAAAATGCCCGTTCTCGAAGGGGGCAAGCTCGCTGCTTTATAAGAAAGTCCTGAACGAGATAGAGCTGGTGCAACCGGGCACCAAGCTGAGGTTCTACACCGGCTCACAGAAGTTCTTCAAAGAAGAGAAAGAGCCCGTAGAACTGCGTGAGTGTGCGGTGTGTGGCTATCCGACAACGGAGAAAGTCTGCAGCTTTTGTAGAATGAAAGAGAGGTTGAAGAATGCCCTGGGAGAACAGGCGCTTTGA
- a CDS encoding NAD(P)H-dependent oxidoreductase subunit E, whose product MRVRVCMGSSCHLKGSYRIVEKLLQLKEQGLNLDISGSLCFGKCSEGVCVEIDGQIHTNVTVEKLEQILGVKTCH is encoded by the coding sequence ATGCGGGTGAGGGTGTGCATGGGAAGTTCTTGTCATCTAAAGGGTTCGTACCGGATCGTCGAGAAACTCCTTCAACTGAAGGAGCAGGGGCTCAACCTGGACATTTCTGGTTCGCTGTGTTTTGGAAAGTGCTCCGAAGGGGTTTGCGTTGAGATAGACGGTCAGATCCACACGAACGTCACGGTGGAGAAGCTCGAACAGATTCTGGGAGTGAAAACATGCCACTGA